A stretch of DNA from Sandaracinaceae bacterium:
CACGTCTCCGTCGAGCTCCTCGATGGCGAAGCGGCCGGTGCTGACACCCACCAGCACCCGCAGGGCGCGGTCTCCACGCGAGAACCCGCCGTCCGTGGCGGTGCACGACACAGACACGATCTCGCGTCCGCGTAGCTCGACCTCGAACAGGTTGAACGCGTCGCGCACGGTCAGCAGCGCGTGCTCGCGTTCGCGCTGGATGGTGGCCAGGAGACACGGGATGCCGAGGCCCTCGACCCGCCCGCGCACGGTGCCGCCCGCACGCAAGCGCGCCTCGAACTGGGCGCGCGGTCGCAGCACGTCGCGCACCTTGGCCAGGATCTGCGTCGACTCGGCTTCTTTGCGAAGGTACCCGCGGGCCCCGGCGCGCAGCTCGCGCATGCGGGACAGGAAGTCCTCGCGCCAGCTCAGCAAGATGACCGGGGTCTCGGACACGCTCGGGTCGCGCGACAGGGCACGGCACAGCGCGAGGCCGTCCATGTTCGGCATCAGGATGTCGCTGACGATGGCGTCGGGCGGCTGAGCGCGGGCAGCCGCGAGCGCCACGGCGCCGTCCTCGGCCTGCACCACGTGGGCGCCCTCGTCCTCGAGCAGCTGCGCGAAGAACCAGCGCACGGCCGGGTCGTCGTCCGCGACGATCACGCGCCGGCCCCGCAGCGAGATCTCGGCCTCGATGGAAGCCTCGCGTGCCTCTTCTTCGGCCGTGGGCTCGAGGTCGTTGAAGGACACGAGCGCCGGACCACGTCGACCGGCCGGGTCTCGGAAGTGCACGCGCCCGGAAGAGCGCTCGGACAAGTGCGCGCGCACGCGAGCAATGGCCGCCCAGGCTGCCGCCAGCACCTCGCTACCGTCGCCGAGGGGCACGGCCACGTCCGGACCTCGGTCCGCGGAGAGCACGAGCCCACGCCGGATCTCCTCGGCGATGCGCTCGGCCACGTCGTTGACGGTCAGGTCGCCGAGGGGCGCCCAGGTGGCGGCCTCGCCCAGGTCGGCCACGCGATGCACCGTCTGCAGGATGGTCTTCACGTGGAGGGGCTTGCGCAGCGAGTCCACCGCGCCGGCCTCGCGCAGGGCGATGGTGTCCACGGGCACGCCAGGCTGGAACAGCACCACCACGGGGACGAAGTCGGTCAGCGCGTCGCGCCGCAGCCGGGCCAAGAGGCCGTTGGTGCCGATGCAGACGGTGGCGTCCGCGAGGATGAGGTCGGGCGCGCTGGCCCACGCGAGCTGCGTGGCTTCTTCGGCGTTGGCGGCGACCAGCACCTCGAACTGCTCGGCCGGGAGCGCCGCGCGGATGAGCGTCTCGCTGTCGGCGTCGGTGCAGATGAGCGCGCTGACGATGGAGCGCTGAGGCGCGCTGTACCCTCCAGCGCTGGTGGTGCTCTCGGGCGGGGGGACGCTGGCGCGCGCGGAGCCCACCGTGGCAGGCGAGGCCGTGGTGAAGGGCGCAGGCGGCTTCATGGGCACGAGCCGGGCTTCGTGCGAGGCCACTGGCGCTGGCTCGGCCTTCGGGCGCGGTGCGGGCTCGGTGCGGACGGCTGGCGCGTGCCGGGGGACAGAAGGCGCGGCCGTGTGGGTCGCGACCGCTGCGCGCGGGCTGGGTGCTGCGGCCGCTGGTCGCGTGGCTGGCGCCGGGGTGACCTGGGGAGCGCGGGGCGCGGCGGGCGGGAGGTGCGTGGCCTGGGACGCAGGGGCTGCGGGCTGAGGCACGCGTGGCGCGCTGAGGGCCGAGGGCGCGTGGGACGCAGGGCGCGTGGCGCTGCGCGTGGGGGCAGACGAGGGAATGGATGGCAGCGGCGCGGGGCTGGGCCTCCCGGACAACGACGACCCGGGCGGTGCGCCGGGCGGCGGCGGCCGGTTGGAGCCCGATCCGGGCGGCGCTGGAGCCTTCAGCCCGGGTGGCTGAAAGCCCATCATCGTGGGCTTGTGCGCGCGCGCTGGCCGTGCGGCGGGACGCGCGGACGGAGCGCTCGCCGGGGCGGGCGGCGCTGCGGGCGGGGGCGTGGAGCCGACGTGTACCATGGGCATGGGCGCCGCAGAGGGGCGTGCTGCGCCGGGCGCAGGCACGATCGACGGACGGAGGCCGGCGTTCGCGCCCTCCACCAACGAAGGCAGGGTGGCGACGAGGTGCGTCAGCTCGTCCAGCTCGCCTTGAGACACCGGGCGCGCTTCGTCGCGCGCGCGCTCGAGCATGCCCGCGCCATCGGACAGCGCCGACGCGAGGCCGTGCATGCGGAACACCTGCGCCGACGCATAGAGCGCCTGCAGGCGGGCGCGGAAGTCGTCGCGTGGGCGGGCGGCCTCGGGGCTGCCCACCAGCAAGGCCAACGCCCCGCGCAGCTCCCCCGACTTGGCCGGGAGGCTGTCTACGAAGCGCTGGCGCGCGAGCCCGAGCGCCGTGTCATGGGGTTGCTGAGGCACGTCCGCCCGAGTGTACGCATCCGGCCGGACGTGGCCAGTTTCCCCACATGACGGCACGCCGAACGGCCCCGTGAACAGAACGCACGACCCCCGCGCGCCACCCCTTGACACCCCCCGAAGCGCGGCCTAGTTTTCGGCTCCTTCGCGGGTGTAACTCAGTCGGTAGAGTGCCAGCTTCCCAAGCTGGATGTCGCGGGTTCGAATCCCGTCGCCCGCTCAAAACAGTGCGTTTCAAGGCTCGGCCGGTTAGGGATCCCCCTACCCGGCCGTTCTCTTCCGTCCATGTTCGACCGAGCGCTCAAGCGACGCCGCGGTGGGAACCCGCGCGTTGGTTTGCTAGGCTGCCGCGCGATGAGGACGGCGGAGACCACCCAACGGCCACGCCACGTCGGCAACGTCTGGAGGTCCGGAAGCCTCGTCAGGGTGCGCTTGCTGATAAACAGCGTGAGATGGAGTCGAGCATGCTGGATCCCGCTGTTGATACTGGCCACGTGGGTGGGCGTCCCGGCGCCTGCGCTCGCGCACCGCGTGCTTCTCTCGACGGGCGACGACGTGTCGTCATGTGCATCGCGCGAGGAGCTCTCGGCGCGCGTGCACGCCGCGCTGCGTTTCCCGGAGCATCCGGAGCACGAGCTCCGCATCGACATCCGGCACGTGCGCGAGACCTACGAGCTGACCCTGGTCGTGTTCGATGAGGTCGGCACCCAGCTCACGCGGCGCGACCTGGTGAGCCGCGCTGCGGGCTGCCGCGAGCTGGACGACACACTGGTGCTGGTGTCGGCCCTGATGCTGGACGCCGCCGTCGCCGAACGACGCGCGACCGCAGCCGAGCACCGGTCGGTGCGGTGGAGCGCGGGGCTCGTCTCCGGGACGCGCTTTCTCGCGTTGCCCCGCGCGTACATCGACGGCGGCCTCGCGCTCTCGATGCGGAGACCACATGTCTTTACGGTCGTTCGCCTCGTGGTCGGGAGCGCGGTCCGGACCGCAGCGGCCGAGGGCCAGCTTCAGCTACGCGCGCTCACTGCAGAGGCGACGCTGTGTGGCCTCGCGCTAGAACGACGACGGTTCGCTCTCGGCGTCTGTGGGAGCCTCACGGCGGGGCAGCTGCGCGGTCGCACGCGTGGCTTGCTGGTCGAGAACGCGACCATCCGCACCCCCCACACGAGGACGGGGGTCGGGCTCACAACCGTGTTCGAGCCTGCCTCGTGGTTCGCGCTCTCGGCCTCGGTGGTCGTGGACGCCGCGCTGACGCGGACGTCGTTCGCGGTGAGCCAGCTGGACGGCCCCGAGGTCATCTACCGCGTCCCCCGCGTCGGTGCGCGCCTGGAGTTCGCGGCGCTGATTCGCATCGATAGAGGCCCGTGAGGGGAAGACGAAGAAAAAGTGATGGTGACCAGGGAGACGGAACAGCCCACCTCGAAGGAAGGAAAAGGAACCGTCATGCCCTACTCACAACGTGCTGCCCTCTTCACGCTACTCTCGCTCGGTCTCGCCGCTGGCTGCGCGGACGACTCACTCGTCGGCCGCTCTGGCCGCATCCCCATTGACAGTCGGCAGTCCACCCTGGGGACGTTTCATGCGGACGCCAGCGCGACCGCGGGCGACGTCAACGGGGACGGCTTCGTGGACCTGGTCGTGTGGACGAACGCGTCCCAGCCGCGCGATACCAGCGGCATCCCAACCGGCCCCGTCATGGAGCTCTTCGTGTTCCTCGGCAGCGACAATGGCTTCGACGGAACCCTAGCCCCAGAAGACGCTGACACCACGCTGACGCTCCGCGAGCACGAGTTCGTCGCGCACGCACGGACGCAGGACCTCGACGGGGACGGCGCGGCCGAGATCGTCGTCCACGCGCTGGTGGAGTCCTCCGACGCCTTCCCGAGCAGCTCCGAGATCACGCCAGCGGTCCTCGCGGCCCCGCCTGTCGGTTCGGTGTATGTCGTGGACGGCGCTGGGCTCCCTGCGGGCGTCCACCCCATCGAGAGCGTCGGCGCGCGCACGCCCGCATATCGGGCGGGCATGGACTATGCCGTGCGCGCCCCCCTCCCCGTCCGCGACCTCGACGGGACCGCGGGCGCCGAGTTCGTGACCGAACCCTACCGCACGATCCCCATCGGGGTATCGAACCTCACGGTCCGTGACCTGGCGACGGGGGCCGCGCGGGTCGAGCTGGTCGCACCCGAGAACACGTTCATGGACGTTCGCGGCGTGCTCGACTACGACGGTGACGGCATCGACGACCTCGCCGTCCTCTACGTCCGGACCGAGGGCGGAAACCCGACGCTCTACGGGTCCTGGACCGCCGTGGGTCTCGGGGTGTTCTTTGGACCCCTCGACGCGAACCGCACGCTGGGAGACGTCGACGCACCGATGTTCGACTTCCCCGGCATCTCCTTGGCGCCCGCCGCCGTCAGCTCCTTCGTCCTGGATGGCGCGGTGTCCACGGTCGTCGGTGACTTCGGCAGCGACGACCGAGATGATCTCCTGTTCACCGCTGTCGACGGGACGAGCCTCTTCCTCCCCGGTGGACCGAGGGTCGCACCGCGCAGGGTCCTGCCGCTCGCGGTCGACCGCACCACGGAAGATGAGCGCCCTCTATGGGCGACCGCCGTGCGCGGAGGTGGCCCGTCGGGCGAAGATGCCGTGTTCCTCGTCGCGCAAGACACCCTCTCGCTGCGCGTACCGGGCGTGACGGGGCTCGTGACCGGAGTCGAACGCGAGGACGGGGTACTGATCCGCCGCGAGACCATCGAGCGCGCAGGTGATGCGGGAGCCCCCGTGTTCACGACGCTGGGGGGCGCCGTGGCGGACTTCGACGGGGACGGCAAGCTCGACCTGGCGCTCGGCGCGAGGGCCGACGCGACCGACAGGAGCCTCGTGCACATCCTCTACGGCTTCGGAGGGTAGCGCGTGTTGCTCGAGTCCAGCGCTGGTCACCTCGAAGCCCGCGACGCCTCCCCCGTCCAGCCCGAGCGCACCGAAGACCACTCGCCCATCGACGACACGTTCGTGCGCGCGCATGCGCCCTTCGTGCGTCGGTGCCTGGTGCGCTTCGGGGTCTACGGTGCGGATGCGGACGACGCGGTCCAAGACGTGTTCGTCATCGCGATGCGCAGGTCCGGAGCGCTGGACACGAGCACCTCCCCACGCCCTTGGCTCTACACCGTCGCGCGCAACGTCGCGCATAACGCGCGCAGGCAACGACGACGGGGCGAGCTGGCCATGGACGTTCCACCCGAGGTGAGCATCCCGGCGGAGCAAGAGCGCGTGGTCCACGAACGAGAGGCCCGCTCGCTCGTGCACCGGGCCCTCGACGCGCTCCCCTCCGCCCAGCGCGACGTCGTCATCCTGCACCGCCTGGAGGGTTGGCCGATGGAGCGCGTAGCCGAGACGGTCGGGTGTCCTGTCGCCACCGCGCACTCTCGTCTCAGACTGGGTACCCACCGACTTCGTCAAACAATCCGCCGTCAGGCCTTCCGCGCTCGCTGCGCTGCAGTCCTCGCCGCGTTGCTCGGAGCGCTCGCCTCGCCCCCGACCGCGGCCGCTGCGGCGATCTCCGTGACATGCATCGTCGTTGGAGTGGTCGTGGCGGTCCAGACAAATGCGTCGCCCAGCGCCGTCGCGTCGCCACCGGCACACCACGCGGAAGTGAACACGGGCGTTCCCACGCGTCCAAGCGTGCCGGCCCAAGACACGCCCGAAGACGCCCCTCCCGTGAGCTCGCGAGAAGCGCCCACCATCGTCCCGCCGAGACCCCGCTCCCATCGCTCGCGGGGGCTCGGCGGCGTCGAGCCCAGCACAGAGGCCTCGCAGCCGGCACTCCCAGAAGACGACACGGACGCGCTCATCGCGGAGACGCGGGCGCTCGCGCGAGCGAGGGCGCTCACTGAGACGGCTCCCGACGCCGCGCAGCGCGCGCTCCAGGCCTACGACGCGCAGTTCCCCGACGGGCAGCTCCGAAGGGAACGCGACGCCATCCAGCGTGCGCTCGACGCGCGGAGCCCGCATCCACCGTGAGCCAGTCGTTGGGCCCGGAGGACTAGAGTGGGGTGCGCAGGCCGGAGTGCTAGCCTCCGCGACCTCATGCGCTGGCCATTCTCCAAGAAGCATCCCCCACTCAGCATCCCACCGCGAGACGCCCAACGCTGGACCGTCGCGGAGGGCGACGTTGGCGGTGGACCTCTCATCGTCCCCAGCAACGACGCGGCGCGCGAGCTCGCAGGACACCCAGACCTGCCCATCAAGCTCGGCTTGGCAGTGCCGCTCAACCGCCCCGCTCCCGGGGGCCTGCCGGACGCGGATGAGAACGCCGAGCTCGGGCGGGTCGAGGACCTCATCGTGGAGCGCGTGCTCGCGGCAGGCGTCGCGGTGCACGCGATGAGCCTCACCACGGGCGTGATGAAGGAGTTCGTGTTCTACGTCGCGCCCGGCATGGACATCGCCACGGTGCACACGCGTCTGCGCGACGAGGTGTCGAGCCACGACGTGCAGTGCATGGCGGTCAAGGACCCGAAGTGGGCCTCGTATCGTGAATTCGTTCCTTCGCCGTGACCACCGAAGACGGCGGCGTCCAGCCAACGTGCTCCGAAAGCGAAGGCCGTAGGCGGTTCGCTATCCTCGGGGCCCTTTCAACGAGGTCCCCGTGAAGAAGTTCGTAGTGCCCGTGGTCTGTGCGCTCGTAGGTTGCGCCGCCGGCGTTGCCATGCCCGCCATCACCGCTCAGTCGTTCTCAACGCCCGCCAACGTCGTGCCGCTGCAGGCGTTCTGTGAGCGCGTCAACAACCGAACCCTCAGCGAAGCCGTCCTACGCAACGGCGCACAAGGGTTCCACATCACCGTCGTCACGGGCGGTGGGACCGCGTGCTTCGAGCGGCCCGCCCAGTAGCGCGTCGCCCCAACGCCACGCCACCGCTGCGACGCGTCGCTGCAGCTCGTTGACGCGGCGTCCCGCGCGATGGGAGAACGAAGCCTTCACCGAGAGACCCCGAGATGAAGGCACCTACGCTTCCGAGAACGTGGATGGTCACTGCGCTCCTGCTCGCGCTCCCCTCGTGTGCCGAGCACCATCGTCTGGCGGATGGGGGCGTGGAGGACGTCGGCCTGGCGGACGGCGGGAGCACAGACACCGGGAGCGCAGACACCGGGGCCCTCGACACGGCGGTGGAGCCGATGGACATCGGGCCTCGACCCGATGCGGGGGACCTCGACTGCGGCATCCACGCGGCGGAGGTGCACTACATCGGCGCCAACCTCGACCCGGTCCCCATCGTGGACCTCGTCGTGGGCGAAGGTGTGTATTGCTGGCGCGTTGGCGTCCTCGCTTCCCAGGCGGAGGCTGCCGAGATGAGCGAGCTTCCGTGGGTGCAGTGCGAGGTCTCCAACGTCGGGGCGGCCGACTACCTGTGTCGAGAGACGGCGACCCTTTCGGCCTCCGGGAATCCGCTTCTGATCACGCAGGACATCGTGGATGGCCTGTGCTGGTTGACCGCAGTGGCTCCGCACTCTGCGACCCCGGCGTGCATCCGGCCGACGTTCTGAAAGAAGGCTCAGAACACCTGCGGACGACACGTGTCCGGGCACCCCAGGGAAACGACCCGCAGCTGCGCCCAGGAGGCACCACCGACCGCCGCGACGAGCGAGACGACGGTCGCGGCCAATGCATAGCCGAGCAAGCCGCAGGTGTGGAACCCCGAGGCCGCAGTGCCGGTGTGTACGCCCGGGAGCGTAGCTGCGATGGCGATGAACACGGGGCCAAACGCCAACACCGATAGCGTGAAGACGATGAGCGCGACCGACACCGCGAAGAGCTCGTGGATCGGGGTGGGCTGGAGCCACTGATGCTCGGGGTCTGGCGCGAACGGGTCCGTCATGACCCGCTCAGCGTGGCGTATGGCGATGCCGCAGGCCAGTCGCTCACGTGCAACCCGTCGCGGCGGAACCCTTCCCGCGTCGCTGCCTCGACGCCCAACCCATCGACTCGCTGAGGAAGCTGCAGACGAACTCCGCATCCGTCTCCGACCCGACGAAGACGCCCCTCTCCACCTCGTCGTCACGGAGCTGCACGTCCACGTGCGGAACCGCTGGACCGAACCACCAAACCCATATGCTGTAGGGAGACATCCAAAGTCGCTTGATCACGCGCGTAGCGACGTAGGGATGGCGCACATCGTCGATGCATATGCGCCGCTTCCCGAACTGAACCTCCCCCCACCTGGCGGACACCTGAGATAGCGCGAGAATGCGCAGGAGTGTCCGATGAAGCAGAAGAAACAACCCTCCCTGGCGCGGCGTGCTCGTCGTTCGTTCACGCCTGAATTCAAGTCCGATGCGGTGCGGCTGGTGAAGAGCGGGAAGTCCATCCCGACGGTCGCGCGGGAGCTCGAGCTCACCGAGACGGCGCTCCGTGAGTGGGTGCGACGTAGCGATGCGGACGCCGGGGCTCGTCAAGACGTGCTGACCACGGACGAGCGGCAGGAGCTGGCCCGCCTCCGCCGTGAGAACCGTCAGCTGCGCCAGGAACGCGAAATCCTAAAAGCGGCGGCCACCTTCTTCGCCAAGGAGAGCGCGTGAGGTATGCGTTCATCGCCGAGAAGAAGGTGGCCTTCCCCACCGCCGCGCTGTGTCGCGTACTGGGAGTCTCGCGCAGTGGCTTCTACGGCTACCTGGCCGAGCCCGAGACCGAACGAGAGCAGCGCGACGCCGTGCTCGTGGCGAAGACGCGTGCCGTGTTCGACGAGCACAAGGGTCGATACGGCAGCCCTCGTGTTCACCGTGAGCTCCGTGAGCGCGGCGACATCGTGAGTGAGAAGAAGGTCGCCCAGGTCATGCGCGACCACGGCCTCGTGGCGCGGCGAAAGCGAAGGTTCCGAGCCACGACCGACTCGAAGCACGACGACCCCATCGCGCCGAATCTCCTCGAGCGCGATTTCACGGCGACCGGCCCCAACGAGGCTTGGGTGACCGACGTGACGGCCGTGTGGACCCACGCCGGTTGGATCTTCCTGGCGGCCATCCTCGATCTGTTCTCGCGGCGCGTCGTGGGGTGGGCGACGAGCGCGAGCAACGACCGCTTCCTCGCCATCGACGCCCTGCGAGCCGCCCTCGTCGCGCGCCGCCCTCCTGCCGGGCTGCTGCATCACTCCGACCGTGGCAGTCCCTACGCCAGCGGCGACTACCGCCGTGAACTTGAACGGGCGGGCATCATCGCCAGCATGAGCCGGAAGGGCGACTGCTGGGACAACGCGGTCGCCGAGAGCTTCTTCGCGACGTTCAAGGTGGAGGCCTTGGGCGACCACGTGCCCCGAGACCACGACGCCGCCATCGCCATCGTCCGCGACTACATCGACGGCTACTACAACCCCAAGCGGAGGCACTCGTTCATCGACTACGAGTGCCCCATCCAGTTCGAACTCAAGTGCCAACTCGCCGCGATGGCGGCATAGTCAACCTGTCCGCTCGACGGGGGGAAGTTCAAACCAGCCACCAACCTCGATGTGGGTCAGCGTGACGTAGATGCGCATGGGCACGAACGTGCGGTGGATGTACACCGGGATCGTCGCCAGGGAGGCGACCAAGACCCACAGGAGCGACTGACGAAACCGCCACGTGCCCCCCCTCCGCGTTCCCGACGAGTTGCCATCACGACGCGTAGGCGAGGACCCCGCCCAACACCACCCACTCCAGAAGCACCGTCGCGAGATGCGCCCTTTGTTCGAGCACGAAGCCCCGATTGCTGTCGAGCGCACGAACCGCCATGCCCTTGGGAGGGTCTAGCCTGAGAGGGCCGGCGTCGTCGGTAGCGGGGAGCATCGTCACACCGAAGTGGGCACTACGCGTCCATCCGTTGCTCGGCGACGATCAGCGCGCGCCTCACCCACCACTGCGCATACGTAAAGAACCCATACCCTCGAGCGGGCGAGTAGGCGTCAGCCGCGCTGCGCAGGCCGACAACGCCGCCGTTGAACAGGCGGTGGAGCCCCGTCGACCCACGCTGATGTCGGTCCAGCGCCAAGTGCAGCGTTGGTGCCAAACACGCATCCACGAGGACGCGCGCGGCCGCGTCGTAGGTCGCATTGGCCGAACGCAGCGCTTCGGCGTTGCGCGCGGCGCGCCTTGCGTCGGTAAACGCGTCATGTGAACCAGCGAGATCGAACGCCGCCTGGATGGACACGCGGCCCTCTTCGGGCGTGGCGCGGCGCACGTCCATCAGGTGGCTCTCGATGCGCTCGAACAACGGTTGATCGAGCACGTCCTCAGGCTGCGCGAGGAGTTGGTTGCGTCGTTCGACGACCGTCCCAAGGAGGCGATCGGCGGCCGTGTCGTCGACGACCAACAGCCGTTCTAGGCACCGACCGCGTGCGTCTCCCAGCTCGGCGACGATCGCGCGAAGCTCCGGCAAGTGGGTCAGCGACGGGTCGCGGCCTTGCATCAACGGCGGAGCTACCGCGGCGAACCCGTCGAAGTCTCGTTCGGATTCGGGGGCCGCTAGGAACGCATCGTAGGCTGGCCGTGCCCGCGCGAAGTCGACCCTTTCGCCATGGCGACCGAGGTCTCGCAGTATGTCCCGCCAGCGCACGCGAAGAGCTTGCACCACAACGGCGGTGTGTCCACCGCACACTGGCGGCGTGTCCACCGAACCGACGAAGGCAAGGCACCGAGGCTAGCTCTTGGGTTGGATGCGGGAGACCTCCACCACGTAGTACGGGCCTGGTTCCCAACCGCCACCGGCGAAGTACTCCGCGCCGGCGAGCGCGTCCCCGAGCGTCGCGAAGAGGCACTGGGCGTTCGTCGTGCACTCCCGGGCGCCCCCGTTGCAGGACAGCGGGGAGCACTCGAAGGCATCGCTTCCGCTGTGGTTCACGGCGTCGAATCCGAGCAACTCGGTGCTGGCCGTCGGCGGCGGCGCGGCGGCGATCCCTGCGAAGTCCACGGGTTGCCACCCGTCGGACGCGCGGTCTTCGTGCCAGATGCGCAGCGCCAACATGGCGTAGGCGCTCGCCGTGTCCTCCGGGACCAGGCTCCAGGCGCCCTCGACGGTGTCGAACGCTCCGAACCGGTTGTGCTCCCATCGCTCGAACCACGCAGGAGGCGCGGCCGAGATGCAGTTGCTGACGGACCACACGCCCGCGACCCGTGCTGGCAACGCCATCTCGGCGGACGGGGAAACGATGACTTTGGGGAGGTATCCAACGAAGATGAACGCCATGGATCGAGCCTAGGGTACTCGGCACGGGATGGTCGACGGCCGCGAGGAATCATGGTCCCCGCCGACGCACGCGAGGCGCCCACGGGTCGATGGCAGCGTCAGAACACCTGGGGGCGAGAAGGGTCCGGGTTCCATCGAGCCAAGACACGCAGCTGTGCTCAGTGGGAGCCGTCGACATCTTCCGATGCGACGGTGGTGAACCCGCCCACGGGCAGCTCTGGGTGTGCGGAAATGAAGCGACGCACGGGAGCAGGAACGCCTGCGAACGGAGAGAGTACGGGCCCCAACGCGTTCACGTCGACGTAGCGCGAGGTGCTGTAGGCGCTCCAGTCACCGTCCGAGCCGGAGTACGGCACGTCGCACGTGACCTGATAGCGCAGTCTCTGGCCGTGCGCGTCGAGCACGGGAAACGCCGCCACGACCGAGAAGCTGTCGCTGCAGTCTTCGTCGCTGGAAACGGGATGTTCCATGGCATCGCGTTGCGCCGCCGCGAGACGCGTGCGTGTCAGTCGGGTCGCCGGCAAGAAGTCGACCGTACGGAGCGAGCGGAGGTCGATGGCGCGCAGCGAAGTGCGCCACTCGCCGTGGGCCGCACCACAGCTGTACTCCCAGTCCCTGCGTCGCACGAACAGGAGCGGACCGATGCTCGCGACGAGCTCATCGGTGACGGTTCGCTCACCGATCGGGACCTCGGACGGAAGCGTCTCCCACAACGGGACCTGGCGTTGCGGTCCCCGGAGGTCGAGCTCCGAGACACGTCCACGCTTGGTCGCGACGCCACGTCCGTCTCCTTCTCCTCGCCCGCAGTTCACGAACCAGGCGTTGCGCGGGCGAGGAACGGGTGTGACGCGCTGCCCGCCGACGCTCAACGTCACACCCCGGGTGCGCGCCTGCACGCGACCGTTGGCGTCGACGGCGTACGTCCACGCTGGCCCGGGCTCCACCCAGTCACGCTCGCCCGCCTGCCGCGTCCACACCAGCGCAACCACCGCAGCGCGTGGCTGCGCCCGCGAGACGCCGACGA
This window harbors:
- a CDS encoding response regulator, which gives rise to MPQQPHDTALGLARQRFVDSLPAKSGELRGALALLVGSPEAARPRDDFRARLQALYASAQVFRMHGLASALSDGAGMLERARDEARPVSQGELDELTHLVATLPSLVEGANAGLRPSIVPAPGAARPSAAPMPMVHVGSTPPPAAPPAPASAPSARPAARPARAHKPTMMGFQPPGLKAPAPPGSGSNRPPPPGAPPGSSLSGRPSPAPLPSIPSSAPTRSATRPASHAPSALSAPRVPQPAAPASQATHLPPAAPRAPQVTPAPATRPAAAAPSPRAAVATHTAAPSVPRHAPAVRTEPAPRPKAEPAPVASHEARLVPMKPPAPFTTASPATVGSARASVPPPESTTSAGGYSAPQRSIVSALICTDADSETLIRAALPAEQFEVLVAANAEEATQLAWASAPDLILADATVCIGTNGLLARLRRDALTDFVPVVVLFQPGVPVDTIALREAGAVDSLRKPLHVKTILQTVHRVADLGEAATWAPLGDLTVNDVAERIAEEIRRGLVLSADRGPDVAVPLGDGSEVLAAAWAAIARVRAHLSERSSGRVHFRDPAGRRGPALVSFNDLEPTAEEEAREASIEAEISLRGRRVIVADDDPAVRWFFAQLLEDEGAHVVQAEDGAVALAAARAQPPDAIVSDILMPNMDGLALCRALSRDPSVSETPVILLSWREDFLSRMRELRAGARGYLRKEAESTQILAKVRDVLRPRAQFEARLRAGGTVRGRVEGLGIPCLLATIQREREHALLTVRDAFNLFEVELRGREIVSVSCTATDGGFSRGDRALRVLVGVSTGRFAIEELDGDVRHSMAGGAPRVSVADACARLGALIDSVSGEALASVDSLGLDEDALDSFEATAPGEVGAVAAALGRGQTPRELLVGSVHAPQTVEAALLELARRGVILGVRDHHGVDLVATSLSEQEELLSASPAMDEAGGLPADALALDDALADRLDDLDREDADDAAPLLLMPAARVSHASVADALHAANDDGAEPLPLGAPVTQAAPMSPPVTADDAFDPLHDGSLELALGAPPAAAYVPAELAVDADTDEEPVRQGLGPLTWFAMLFMLMAVGYVGYMMVAESNASDAPVPDVPTSAPEAGEDHEGPSDDPGADEDAPDTDATEDPSEGAPEPAGDDEPREDGLTFGTVTEGARLEGGRVPDGHGVLHILAGRTPNVVVSLGDQTLGPPPQQVSLPEGRHIVNFRIGETTVQRFYFVPGGHTRVVPVPEI
- a CDS encoding sigma-70 family RNA polymerase sigma factor, translated to MLLESSAGHLEARDASPVQPERTEDHSPIDDTFVRAHAPFVRRCLVRFGVYGADADDAVQDVFVIAMRRSGALDTSTSPRPWLYTVARNVAHNARRQRRRGELAMDVPPEVSIPAEQERVVHEREARSLVHRALDALPSAQRDVVILHRLEGWPMERVAETVGCPVATAHSRLRLGTHRLRQTIRRQAFRARCAAVLAALLGALASPPTAAAAAISVTCIVVGVVVAVQTNASPSAVASPPAHHAEVNTGVPTRPSVPAQDTPEDAPPVSSREAPTIVPPRPRSHRSRGLGGVEPSTEASQPALPEDDTDALIAETRALARARALTETAPDAAQRALQAYDAQFPDGQLRRERDAIQRALDARSPHPP
- a CDS encoding DUF695 domain-containing protein — its product is MRWPFSKKHPPLSIPPRDAQRWTVAEGDVGGGPLIVPSNDAARELAGHPDLPIKLGLAVPLNRPAPGGLPDADENAELGRVEDLIVERVLAAGVAVHAMSLTTGVMKEFVFYVAPGMDIATVHTRLRDEVSSHDVQCMAVKDPKWASYREFVPSP
- a CDS encoding IS3 family transposase (programmed frameshift); this encodes MARRARRSFTPEFKSDAVRLVKSGKSIPTVARELELTETALREWVRRSDADAGARQDVLTTDERQELARLRRENRQLRQEREILKGGGHLLRQGERVRYAFIAEKKVAFPTAALCRVLGVSRSGFYGYLAEPETEREQRDAVLVAKTRAVFDEHKGRYGSPRVHRELRERGDIVSEKKVAQVMRDHGLVARRKRRFRATTDSKHDDPIAPNLLERDFTATGPNEAWVTDVTAVWTHAGWIFLAAILDLFSRRVVGWATSASNDRFLAIDALRAALVARRPPAGLLHHSDRGSPYASGDYRRELERAGIIASMSRKGDCWDNAVAESFFATFKVEALGDHVPRDHDAAIAIVRDYIDGYYNPKRRHSFIDYECPIQFELKCQLAAMAA